In one Candidatus Methylomirabilis sp. genomic region, the following are encoded:
- a CDS encoding adenosine deaminase: protein MNTPYNLDQFIRDLPKAELHVHIEGTLEPELLCALARRNRLTLRYATVEELRQAYHFHDLQSFLDIYYEGVQVLLHEQDFFDLTWAYLERAAQQHVRHAEIFFDPQAHTDRGVPFDTVINGIRRALEEAVPRFGISSRLIMCFLRHLSADAAMQTLEASLRFKDWIVAVGLDSSELNHPPEKFVKVFERARAEGYLTVAHAGEEGPPNYIWQALNLLNVSRIDHGVRCIEDPALVQRLVRERIPLTVCPLSNVKLCVFKSLEDHNLKKLLDLGLCVTVNSDDPAYFGGYITENLLASQKALGLTRHDIYTLTKNAFEVSFLRPDEKQCLIAELDRFMTGEAVRHSPLEGAR, encoded by the coding sequence ATGAATACCCCCTACAACCTGGACCAGTTTATTCGCGATCTGCCAAAAGCAGAGTTGCATGTGCATATTGAGGGCACATTGGAACCCGAGCTGCTCTGCGCGTTGGCCAGGCGCAATCGCCTGACCCTTCGATACGCCACAGTCGAGGAGCTTCGTCAGGCATATCACTTTCACGACCTCCAGTCGTTCCTGGATATCTATTACGAAGGGGTCCAGGTGCTTCTTCATGAGCAGGATTTCTTTGATTTGACCTGGGCCTACCTTGAGCGTGCCGCACAGCAGCATGTCCGACACGCAGAAATCTTCTTCGATCCTCAGGCCCACACCGATCGAGGCGTCCCATTTGACACGGTGATTAACGGCATCCGTCGCGCCCTCGAAGAGGCCGTTCCGAGATTCGGAATCTCATCAAGGCTGATTATGTGCTTTCTCCGCCACCTGAGCGCGGATGCGGCGATGCAGACGCTCGAGGCGTCCCTCCGATTCAAAGACTGGATTGTGGCGGTTGGATTAGACTCGTCAGAGCTGAATCACCCCCCCGAAAAGTTCGTGAAGGTGTTTGAACGGGCACGAGCGGAAGGGTACCTGACGGTCGCCCACGCAGGGGAGGAAGGGCCTCCGAACTATATTTGGCAGGCGCTCAACCTGCTCAATGTGTCGCGGATAGACCACGGCGTTCGGTGCATCGAGGACCCGGCGCTGGTCCAACGACTGGTCCGGGAAAGAATTCCTCTCACCGTCTGTCCCCTCTCAAACGTGAAACTCTGTGTCTTCAAGTCGCTGGAGGATCATAATCTCAAGAAGCTGCTCGATCTCGGGCTGTGCGTGACCGTCAATTCCGACGATCCCGCCTACTTCGGCGGCTATATTACCGAGAATCTCCTGGCTTCACAAAAGGCTCTCGGACTTACCAGGCATGATATCTATACGCTTACAAAGAACGCTTTTGAGGTGAGCTTCTTGCGACCCGATGAGAAGCAATGCCTCATCGCTGAACTCGACCGCTTTATGACGGGGGAAGCCGTTCGGCATTCCCCTCTTGAAGGGGCGCGTTGA
- the senA gene encoding selenoneine synthase SenA, with the protein MPTIVAAAELARMVTDAHERTIALVHDLADTQLVVPQTEIVNPFLWELGHAAFFYDVFLLRTLGSSTFLLEGAESFYDSFKVDHCDRWGLPLPSRKNTLEYKNRVLESALKHLDSGQPGAEATYLYLLSVSHEDMHGEAFTYMRQTLEYPAPELGITEDGSSAREIGGGPWLGDVEIPGGMFQLGATADSPFVFDNEKWAHPVHIAPFRIARAPVTNSEFAEFVSDRGYLRREPWSPQGWVWRTKTGAQQPVYWHRGQNGWLRRHFDRLVPLEAHAPILHVNWYEAEAYCRWAGRRLPTEAEWEMAASAEPTPDGKSITGRKRRYPWGDEPPTPERANLDSRLLGCVDVGAYAAGDSALGCRQMIGNTWEWTASPFFPFPGFIVDSPYREYSAPWFGYRKVLKGGAWATRSRLVRNTFRNFFLPDRRDVFAGFRTCAL; encoded by the coding sequence ATGCCGACGATCGTTGCTGCTGCTGAGCTTGCGCGAATGGTCACCGATGCCCACGAGCGGACCATCGCGCTTGTACACGATCTGGCGGATACCCAACTGGTTGTTCCCCAAACGGAGATCGTCAATCCGTTCCTCTGGGAGTTGGGACATGCGGCCTTTTTTTATGATGTCTTTCTCCTGCGCACCCTCGGCTCCAGCACGTTCCTTCTGGAAGGGGCAGAGAGTTTCTACGACTCGTTCAAGGTAGACCACTGTGACCGCTGGGGTCTGCCCCTGCCTTCAAGGAAGAACACCCTTGAGTATAAGAACAGGGTGCTGGAGTCGGCCCTGAAGCATCTGGATTCCGGCCAGCCCGGCGCTGAAGCGACCTACCTGTATCTGCTCTCCGTATCGCATGAAGATATGCACGGGGAGGCGTTCACCTACATGAGGCAGACCCTGGAATACCCCGCTCCGGAACTCGGCATCACCGAGGATGGATCGAGCGCACGCGAGATTGGTGGCGGTCCCTGGCTCGGAGACGTCGAAATCCCGGGAGGGATGTTTCAGCTTGGCGCTACAGCCGATTCGCCCTTTGTGTTTGACAACGAGAAATGGGCGCATCCGGTACACATCGCCCCATTCAGGATCGCCAGGGCGCCTGTGACCAACAGCGAATTCGCTGAGTTCGTGAGCGATCGGGGCTACTTGCGGCGCGAGCCGTGGAGTCCTCAAGGGTGGGTCTGGCGCACCAAGACGGGCGCGCAACAGCCGGTCTATTGGCACCGTGGACAGAACGGCTGGCTGCGCAGGCATTTCGACCGGCTTGTTCCGCTTGAAGCGCATGCCCCCATCCTCCACGTGAACTGGTACGAGGCGGAGGCGTACTGCCGGTGGGCGGGCAGACGGCTTCCCACCGAAGCGGAGTGGGAGATGGCGGCCAGCGCGGAGCCCACCCCCGACGGAAAGAGCATCACAGGGCGCAAGCGGCGGTACCCCTGGGGAGATGAGCCGCCTACACCCGAACGCGCCAACCTGGATTCACGGTTGTTGGGGTGTGTCGATGTGGGAGCGTATGCGGCCGGAGATAGCGCCTTGGGCTGCCGCCAGATGATCGGCAATACCTGGGAGTGGACCGCGTCCCCCTTCTTTCCATTTCCCGGATTTATCGTCGATTCGCCGTATCGAGAATACTCGGCGCCTTGGTTCGGCTATCGCAAGGTCTTGAAAGGGGGAGCGTGGGCCACCCGATCTCGCCTGGTTCGCAATACGTTTCGTAACTTTTTCCTACCGGACCGACGTGACGTCTTTGCAGGGTTTCGCACCTGCGCCCTATGA
- a CDS encoding acyl-CoA dehydrogenase family protein codes for MDLSLTPDHEAVRNATREFCRREILPHLRDWERAEQIPADIVPKMAAQGLLGLCIPRRYGGLGLDYVSLGIVCEELERADTAFRVLIAVHLALNSLTLLQWGSEEQKQRYLVPQACGQKLAAFALTEPDAGSDVAGIRATARRDGERYILNGEKTWISLADVADHFLIFAYTDRSAGARGVSAFIVERGFDGVSSSSIHHKLGGRIGNTGSIALQDARVPADNRIGDEGEGLKIALSALDNGRYAVAAGAVGLIEACLDASLSYAEQRQSFGQPIGKHQLVQQKIARMVAGRDIGRLLYHQVGWLKNQGTRCTREVSLAKWINCDNAFRAADDAVQIHGAYGYSDEFPVERYFRNARGSLIYEGTQEIHQLIQAEYALSYRTDKPLSRPLPPYPFEADA; via the coding sequence ATGGACCTCAGCCTGACCCCGGACCACGAGGCCGTCCGCAACGCGACACGTGAATTCTGCCGCCGCGAGATCCTGCCGCATCTGCGCGACTGGGAACGAGCCGAGCAGATCCCGGCCGACATCGTGCCCAAGATGGCGGCCCAGGGCCTGCTGGGTCTGTGCATTCCTCGCCGCTATGGCGGTTTGGGCCTGGATTACGTGAGCCTCGGGATCGTCTGCGAAGAGCTGGAGCGCGCCGATACCGCGTTTCGAGTCCTGATCGCGGTGCATCTTGCTCTCAACTCGCTGACCTTGCTGCAATGGGGAAGTGAAGAGCAGAAACAGCGGTACCTCGTCCCGCAGGCCTGCGGCCAAAAGCTGGCGGCCTTTGCCCTGACCGAACCGGACGCTGGAAGCGATGTCGCGGGTATCCGCGCAACCGCCCGACGCGACGGTGAACGCTACATCCTCAACGGCGAGAAGACCTGGATCAGCCTGGCCGACGTCGCCGACCATTTTCTGATCTTTGCGTACACCGACCGTTCAGCCGGAGCGCGCGGCGTCTCGGCGTTCATCGTCGAGCGCGGCTTTGACGGCGTGAGCAGTTCCAGCATCCATCACAAGTTGGGCGGGCGTATCGGCAACACCGGCAGCATCGCGTTGCAGGACGCGCGCGTGCCCGCCGACAACCGCATCGGCGACGAAGGCGAAGGGCTCAAGATCGCCCTGAGCGCGCTGGACAACGGCCGCTACGCGGTCGCCGCCGGCGCGGTCGGTCTGATAGAGGCCTGTCTTGATGCCAGCCTCTCGTACGCCGAGCAGCGACAGAGCTTCGGACAACCTATCGGGAAGCACCAACTCGTTCAGCAAAAGATCGCCCGCATGGTTGCCGGACGCGATATTGGACGACTGTTGTACCATCAGGTCGGCTGGCTGAAGAATCAGGGGACGCGCTGTACGCGAGAGGTCAGCTTGGCCAAGTGGATCAACTGCGACAACGCCTTTCGAGCCGCCGACGACGCGGTCCAGATCCATGGAGCGTATGGTTATAGTGACGAGTTCCCGGTCGAACGCTACTTCCGCAACGCCCGCGGATCACTGATCTATGAGGGCACGCAGGAGATCCACCAGTTGATTCAGGCGGAGTATGCATTAAGCTACCGCACCGACAAGCCGCTCTCGCGGCCGCTCCCCCCGTATCCATTTGAGGCCGACGCCTGA
- a CDS encoding CoA transferase, producing MAGALDGVRVLDLSRHLAGPYCAMMLGDLGAEVIKIERPGVGDESRHWGPPFFGGESAYYLCCNRNKQSLTLNLKHERGLALARELARGSDVVIENFRVGVLDKLGLGYGDLKAINPRLVYCSISGFGHTGPDRDLGSYDFLIQGRSGLMSITGEPDGPPMKVGVAIADVAAGLFASNAVLAALLARERTGVGQHLDIALYDSQVAVLANIASNYLCAGEIPGRWGNAHKSIVPYQTFQAADDYLILAVGNDAQWRQFCEAAGMTAWAQDPRFAANPDRVAHRDVLVPLLQDLLRRKTVAEWLQLCAEADVPAGPINAIDKVFADPQVDARGMLVQMPHPTIGTVRLAGTPLNLSATPAEMRLPPPLLGEHTDAILTRLLGLDGRAIAELHRDGVV from the coding sequence ATGGCCGGCGCACTGGACGGTGTGCGGGTCCTGGACCTGTCGAGGCATCTGGCGGGACCCTACTGCGCGATGATGCTGGGCGACCTGGGCGCTGAGGTCATCAAGATCGAACGCCCGGGCGTCGGCGATGAGTCGCGCCACTGGGGGCCGCCGTTTTTTGGCGGGGAGTCGGCCTATTACCTGTGCTGCAATCGCAACAAGCAAAGCCTCACGCTCAACCTCAAACACGAACGCGGCCTCGCCCTTGCCCGTGAACTTGCGCGAGGCAGCGATGTGGTCATCGAGAACTTTCGTGTCGGCGTCCTGGACAAACTCGGTTTGGGCTACGGCGATCTGAAGGCCATCAACCCGCGCCTCGTGTACTGCTCTATCAGCGGTTTCGGGCATACCGGCCCCGACCGCGACTTAGGGAGCTACGACTTTTTGATCCAAGGTCGCAGCGGCCTGATGTCGATCACCGGCGAGCCGGACGGCCCGCCCATGAAGGTCGGGGTGGCCATTGCAGACGTGGCCGCCGGCCTGTTCGCGAGCAACGCTGTCCTCGCGGCGTTGTTGGCCCGGGAGCGAACAGGCGTTGGGCAGCATCTTGACATCGCGCTGTACGATTCGCAGGTCGCGGTGCTGGCAAACATTGCCAGCAACTACCTCTGTGCTGGCGAGATACCCGGGCGTTGGGGCAACGCGCACAAGAGCATCGTCCCGTACCAGACCTTTCAGGCGGCCGATGATTACTTGATCCTGGCCGTCGGCAACGATGCGCAGTGGCGGCAGTTCTGCGAAGCGGCAGGCATGACCGCATGGGCACAGGACCCGCGCTTTGCGGCCAATCCGGACCGAGTCGCACATCGAGACGTGTTAGTCCCGCTGCTCCAGGATTTGCTTCGCCGCAAGACGGTTGCCGAGTGGCTGCAACTGTGCGCCGAGGCCGATGTGCCGGCGGGACCGATTAACGCGATCGATAAGGTCTTCGCGGATCCGCAGGTGGATGCGCGAGGGATGCTCGTCCAGATGCCGCACCCAACGATAGGGACCGTGCGGCTGGCCGGCACGCCGCTCAACCTCTCCGCAACCCCAGCCGAGATGCGCCTACCGCCCCCCTTGCTTGGAGAGCACACCGACGCGATCCTCACCCGCCTACTCGGGCTGGATGGCCGTGCCATTGCAGAGTTACACCGGGATGGGGTTGTGTGA
- a CDS encoding universal stress protein, with the protein MITLKKILVSTDFSETSKGAVMYARALASAYHGSVHALHVLPDPSIQPWAFSVETEVMGLSFEERAKRWEERSREQLKNLFSETELKELNVQLVTVVGHPVQQILQYAKDNAIDLIVMGTHGRSTPGPNIGQTFPWDSPMGSVAERVVRQAPCPVLTVRQSEHEFVTP; encoded by the coding sequence ATGATTACGCTCAAGAAGATTCTTGTATCGACAGACTTTAGCGAGACCTCGAAAGGGGCGGTCATGTATGCTCGGGCGCTCGCCTCCGCATACCACGGCTCGGTGCATGCCTTGCACGTGTTGCCGGATCCCTCGATTCAGCCATGGGCGTTCTCGGTCGAGACCGAGGTCATGGGGCTGTCATTCGAAGAGCGGGCGAAGCGATGGGAGGAGAGGTCACGCGAGCAACTGAAGAACCTGTTCTCGGAAACGGAGCTGAAGGAACTCAATGTGCAACTGGTGACGGTGGTGGGCCACCCGGTCCAGCAGATTCTTCAGTACGCCAAAGACAACGCGATCGATCTCATCGTGATGGGCACGCATGGTCGAAGCACCCCTGGGCCCAACATCGGTCAGACGTTTCCCTGGGACTCACCGATGGGCAGTGTCGCCGAGCGCGTAGTTCGCCAAGCCCCATGTCCCGTTCTTACCGTTCGACAGTCAGAGCACGAGTTCGTTACACCCTAG